The region CGGGCATTGGCTCCGCCGTGGGGCTTGGCAACATTTGGAGGTTCCCTTACCTCTGCTTCAGGAGTGGGGGAGGTGAGTAATGACTAAGACACACTCTGTACGATCTGTAAGTGATCTTTAAATGATTTCAATGcaggttaatttttaaaaatcattcccCTGCAGGTGCATTTCTGGTACCTTACTTTCTTATGCTGGTTGTGTTGGGGATCCCTCTGCTCCATATGGAGTTGACGATTGGACAATATACAAAAAGAGGTCCTATCCATGCTCTTGCTCAACTCTGCCCACTTTTAAAAGGTATGGCTGTCACATGCTTTCCATAAGAGATGGCAGTGGTACTGTTTTAACTGAATCCATATTCCTGTCGCACAGGTGTCGGAATAGCATCCGTGGCCATTTCCTTCATCATGTGCACGTACTACAACGTGGTCATTACTTGGGCCCTGTACTACCTGTTCAGCTCCTTCCAAGTGCCGCTTCCCTGGCAGGGTTGCAACAACACATGGAACACTCCGAACTGTACAGATCAGGCCACAAATGGCAACTATACATCTCCAGCCAGCCAGGAATTCTTTAAGTATGTTTTACGGGGTGGGAAGTTGTCATATTCTTACCATTTTTGACCTGCCAGTACACAAATTTACCTGAATGGTAAACTACTGTGCTGCAATAGCAACAAGGCCCAACAAAAAGGCACCAAAATGGGCACTTGTAGCCTCACAAGTAACATGTAGTTGTCCTTCTAGCATTTCAAAGCTGTCCTACTAGTGCGCAGAAATGTCAAAGAGTAGTAGAAGGCAACAGTGGAACAAAGTTACATACTTTGTTGGACAACACAGACATTTTAGTTGCGCGCCTGAATCGTTTTACTCAAGCATTGAATTGAATCCAAGAACAACATCGAGAACATCCAAACAATTGCTCAAAATGGCAAAAGTTACAAAGGAAAGCGGTGACAGCGTGGAGAAAAGCTTATCACATGCGCCATGTGAATGATATCAGTGAAAATGATACGTGGGGTCAAAACTCTGAAGTTAAAGTTACAGCCATTTGCAAATATTAGACATCtctttgcatgcatgcatgcacagtTTGGACGGTGCATCGCTGAATCCTGCACCCCCATGccctgcaaaaataaatacatcaatcaaTAATCAAGAGGATAGATaataaaaacaaccaacaaAAAGAATCACATGATTTCCATTACAGTCTTGAAATataagatttttctttttcctgtggCTACAATCTGAAgactaaaaatgttttgtgtttgttttagtcAACTAGACATTGTAATGCTTATTCTGGTGCCACGTGGGGGCAATTTATAAATATAATCAGTGTATACATGTTTATTAGGGTTGTCAAAGTTAACTTTGGAGATTAATTTTTAACAATTTCAAAACTCTGTTTTATTGACTTCCTGTGGTGGCCTACCATGTCTGCTGGCAGGTTTTTACCGCCGCAAACAGAGTGAGCACATTACCTCAGTTCATGCTGCCCTCCATTGGTTTTACATCCAAGTTGTTGACATGCatttttctatgaagatataAGATGCTGCAGCAAACAGGGGGAATCGAGGACGCCGCAGCGATACGGTGGGACCTTTTCCTTATCCTCGTGCTGGCTTGGATCCTCATCTATCTTTGCATCTTCAAGGGAACCAAATCCACAGGCAAAGTGAGCGGACATGACACCGATGCGAGGTGAATAACAACTCTTTCAAAACTTTCTTGGTTTTGTGTACAGGTGGTGTACCTCACAGCGTTGCTCCCTTATGTTATCCTCATTGCCCTGCTGGTCAATAATGTGCAGCTTCCCGGGGCAATTCAGGGTATAACCTTCTTCATTGTGCCAGAATGGGACAAGCTACTCTCAGTGGAAGTGAGAAAGACAAATTGattcttattattttgttgttgttgttattattgagTTTtgaacttgatttttatttatgcacagcactttttttccagcatttttttttctcatagtgCTGTACAAAGAAATCCATAGTCCAGTCCATAGTATGTGGAAGGCTTTAAGCATATTGAAGAAATGCTCAAACAGATATCCATACAAGTTCGTGATGAACCAATACATGTTTCGGTGTATCTGCTTGCAGGTTTGGGTGAACGCTGCAGCCCAGATCTTCAACTCCATCGGCATAGGATTTGGTTTCCTCATGGCCATGGCCAGCTATAACActttcaacaacaacattatAAAGTAAAAGCCCCACttgctatccccccccccccccctcctcgtgTGACATTTGGAACAGATGCACTACTAAGATGCCTTCTCTCTTTTCACACAGGGACACACTGACGATATCCATCGTCAACTCCCTCACCAGTATTCTGTCAGGATTTGTCATATTCTCGGCTTTCGGCTACATGTCTCATCTGCAGGGCATTCCGGTGGCCCAGTTGGCTGTGGATGGTAAGTAAGAAAACAAATCCAGCATTCAGAAAAAGTGCCGAACgtgttcatttcaatggaggGTGTTTGGGAGGTTGAGACATGACCCTTCAATGGGTATTTAAAGTAGCCTAATCCACCTTTTAATAACACCATTACGTTGCTAAATAATgtaccaatattttttttaaaacccctaTGCTGAAATTCCTGAAAAGACAAACATTTCGAGTCTGGATATATATACAGTTACTTTTATCTTCCAATACGGCACCTCCAAACATTTACACTACAATATACAGGTAGCTGTTCACAAGCAATATTGATCAATAACTGTACCACTGATACATACATACTGCTATTAAAGTGCACCCCCAGAAAATCAGTTACTGAGTTGAACCATGCAATCCAACGACAGAAAAATGCCAACATCACAAGGTCAGCCAGTAGGCTTCTAAAATTAAGACACATTTTTACCCCATGACTGTAGTTGATGCCAGCACTAGATAATCTGAATCAAAAATATTCTGGGCAAATTACATTAACATGGTGACATATTGAAGCTCAAATGTGATtccacatacacaaaaaacaaacaaacaaacaaaaacagctggAAATTGAGCAGCCATGACACAAGACGGTTGGAAATAAATTCTTACCATTTGATGTAAGTTGTAAACGTATCGGTCAATGCTTCCGACAGTGTTTGGGCCATCAGAGAAGACTTTGAAGGTCCTGACAATGCGCCACTAATGAATGTACATTATTTTGATAAGCACATTTATATGTTGTCTAGGTCCAGGACTTGTATATGTTGTTTATCCACAAGCCTTTACCAGTATGCCACTACCTCAACTGTGGGCCGTGTTGTTCTTCTCTATGCTGCTTTTCCTCGGAATTGACAGCGAGGTATAGACAAAATCACACCCTACTCCAAATAatacaggtgaaaaaaaatagccatcAGTCAATGTTTTCTTTCCACTTGGCCAGTTTGCCATGGTTGAAGTGATGGTGACCAGTCTGATGGATCAATCCGATCAGCGTCTGCGGAAGTTCTTCAAGAAGAAAGAGCTGTTAGTTCTTGCAGTTTGTGGAATCGCGTGTCTTCTTGGAATCCCGAATGTGACACAGGTAAAACATGTCCTTTCCTACAGCTGCTAAATTCATGATTACGGTTGAtagagaatgaatatttttgcagGCGGGGATTTATGTTTTCCAGCTGATGGATCATTACACTGCCATCGTGTCCATCATGTTCCTTGCATTTTTTGAGGTGATAGGCATTTGCTGGCTTTATGGTGAGTAGATCAGCCGTTTGTTCTTTTCGTAAGGAAAAGTGGGTTTAATGAAACTATGCAATCTGAACTCATCCAAAccaaatttttttcttcaaaaagttTTCAATCTGTTTGTCACTCCTAGCTGAAGTTTACTGCCAAACTCAACACAGCTCAACACCTTGTATTTTGTCGTTTcaaccacatacagtacattagcATCTCAGTCTGCTACCTTAATGCTTACGTTTAATTGCATCCATTTGGTGGTGCCataacatgtagacagacaaaatgatcgtacttgctgttatttattcattacatTTGACAAAGAACGACTAATGAGTAAGGACTAATTAG is a window of Hippocampus zosterae strain Florida chromosome 16, ASM2543408v3, whole genome shotgun sequence DNA encoding:
- the si:ch211-283g2.1 gene encoding sodium- and chloride-dependent GABA transporter ine; translation: MDKKESRPTWSSQIEFTLAGIGSAVGLGNIWRFPYLCFRSGGGAFLVPYFLMLVVLGIPLLHMELTIGQYTKRGPIHALAQLCPLLKGVGIASVAISFIMCTYYNVVITWALYYLFSSFQVPLPWQGCNNTWNTPNCTDQATNGNYTSPASQEFFKYKMLQQTGGIEDAAAIRWDLFLILVLAWILIYLCIFKGTKSTGKVVYLTALLPYVILIALLVNNVQLPGAIQGITFFIVPEWDKLLSVEVWVNAAAQIFNSIGIGFGFLMAMASYNTFNNNIIKDTLTISIVNSLTSILSGFVIFSAFGYMSHLQGIPVAQLAVDGPGLVYVVYPQAFTSMPLPQLWAVLFFSMLLFLGIDSEFAMVEVMVTSLMDQSDQRLRKFFKKKELLVLAVCGIACLLGIPNVTQAGIYVFQLMDHYTAIVSIMFLAFFEVIGICWLYGVNRLSDNLEEMTSKRPSIFFRLCWQIIAPFLVTVILIFSIIQFKPARYEDYVFPPWAQGLGWVIALASIIWIPLATIHTLWVLPGSFVQKLKLSITPYALNDKSKMPYYERGGSDRNPTVTAICNSIRLQ